The following proteins are encoded in a genomic region of Cryptomeria japonica chromosome 11, Sugi_1.0, whole genome shotgun sequence:
- the LOC131061378 gene encoding taxadien-5-alpha-ol O-acetyltransferase — protein sequence MGCEVMVKNTMELQLQVKCGEVVMVRPCLPSPKTTLYLSNLDDQSMLRFMVRQILLYKVYNNSNSNSLGNPAKVIREALSKVLVYYYPMAGRLRSSHNGKLQVEYNAEGVPFMAATSDNNLSVLGDCDDLKQSFHQLISTIPFGAETESIYPLVLQVTQFSCGGFVLGYGSNHSICDGLGMAQFLNGLGEMARGVGKLSVQPIWDRELLKPRNPPQVMFHHSELVTDSFISSFQEHEECVHYFHYLDSKTIKQIKQRLMGECKESFSSFDIGAALFWRAMTKAHKIPHSHSVKLVFAMNSRKLFKPPLHNGYYGNCFYPVCATARAEELYSTSILQVIMIIKRSRLLLSNEYLRSSIDFVEINRKVMNQHVHVPMKNVVFMSDWRFLGLNSVDFGWGETSILSPIEWSGFFHANFIVFIQPPKGKDGIKVLLCMPQTTLKLFEIEMEVGILSNSMEKDMQRSSL from the exons ATGGGATGTGAAGTGATGGTGAAGAACACGATGGAGTTGCAActtcaagtgaagtgtggggaagtAGTGATGGTTCGCCCATGCCTTCCCTCGCCTAAAACCACTCTCTATCTTTCTAATTTGGATGACCAGTCCATGTTAAGATTCATGGTTCGTCAAATTCTTCTCTACAAAGTTTACAACAATTCCAATTCCAACTCGTTGGGCAATCCAGCAAAAGTAATTCGTGAGGCTTTGTCCAAAGTATTGGTATATTATTATCCAATGGCAGGGCGTCTGAGAAGCAGCCACAATGGCAAACTTCAAGTGGAGTATAACGCAGAGGGAGTTCCATTCATGGCTGCCACCTCTGACAATAATTTGTCTGTGCTCGGAGATTGTGATGACCTCAAACAGTCATTTCATCAGCTGATTTCTACAATTCCTTTCGGTGCAGAGACTGAGAGCATTTATCCCCTCGTTCTTCAA GTTACTCAATTCAGTTGTGGAGGGTTTGTTTTAGGATATGGTTCGAATCACAGTATATGTGATGGATTAGGAATGGCACAGTTTCTTAATGGGCTTGGAGAGATGGCGAGGGGAGTTGGTAAGCTCTCAGTGCAACCAATATGGGATAGAGAACTTCTCAAGCCAAGAAATCCACCACAAGTGATGTTTCACCATTCAGAATTAGTTACAGATAGTTTCATATCTTCATTTCAAGAGCATGAGGAATGCGTTCATTATTTTCATTATTTGGATTCCAAGACGATAAAACAAATCAAGCAACGGCTTATGGGAGAGTGTAAAGAAAGCTTCTCTTCATTTGATATTGGGGCAGCGTTGTTTTGGAGGGCAATGACAAAGGCCCATAAAATCCCACATAGCCATAGTGTGAAGCTTGTCTTTGCAATGAATTCAAGGAAATTATTCAAACCGCCACTCCACAACGGATATTATGGTAATTGCTTCTACCCTGTATGTGCAACGGCTAGAGCTGAGGAACTTTACAGTACCTCAATTTTGCAAGTAATCATGATTATAAAGAGATCAAGGCTGTTATTGAGTAATGAGTATTTGAGATCAAGCATCGACTTTGTAGAGATCAATAGGAAGGTAATGAATCAGCATGTGCATGTACCAATGAAGAATGTCGTGTTTATGAGCGATTGGAGATTTCTAGGGCTCAATAGTGTGGATTTTGGATGGGGTGAAACATCAATTCTAAGTCCAATAGAATGGAGTGGATTTTTCCATGCAAATTTTATTGTCTTCATTCAACCTCCAAAGGGTAAGGATGGCATAAAAGTATTGTTATGCATGCCCCAAACAACATTGAAATTGTTTGAGATAGAAATGGAAGTAGGAATTCTTTCCAATTCTATGGAAAAGGATATGCAGCGAAGCTCGCTTTAA